One window of the Sphaerochaeta associata genome contains the following:
- a CDS encoding ABC transporter permease, translating to MKGLTLSRMQVRDTWRNISGNYSHWLSFVLLLLVAVIVSPSFLTWNNITNQFVQGAIVGICAMGMSLIISAGMIDLSVGSTVALISGFGVVVLNSTHSIPLAFLFCLGAGILAGLINGLLVTKGRIAPFIVTLATMSAWRSVINQMGQGGPFTVDKDMYAPFRAIAAGRILSIPHLMLFLIFITVLTGLLMSKTKFGTYVYAVGSNQQAARLSGINVNRVKTLIFTYAGMLYGLAAFLLASRLTSIQAASAGMGYEMDAIAAVAIGGTSMDGGRGKIIGTFLGVLMLRIINTVLIMANVPPFLNGLVTGIIIIVAVLAQSNKKGK from the coding sequence TTGAAGGGTTTGACGCTATCGAGGATGCAGGTGCGGGACACCTGGAGAAATATTAGTGGCAACTACAGCCATTGGTTGAGTTTTGTACTGCTTTTACTGGTGGCGGTTATTGTCAGTCCCTCGTTCTTGACGTGGAACAATATCACCAACCAGTTCGTACAGGGTGCGATTGTCGGCATCTGCGCCATGGGTATGAGCCTGATCATCTCCGCCGGTATGATTGATTTGTCGGTTGGTTCCACGGTCGCCCTGATCAGCGGTTTCGGTGTGGTGGTCCTCAATTCCACCCACTCCATCCCTCTGGCCTTCCTGTTCTGTCTGGGAGCTGGAATCCTGGCCGGCTTGATCAACGGCCTTTTGGTGACCAAAGGTCGAATCGCCCCCTTCATCGTCACCCTTGCCACCATGAGTGCATGGCGCAGTGTGATCAACCAGATGGGGCAGGGAGGGCCTTTCACCGTCGACAAGGACATGTATGCACCCTTCCGTGCCATTGCCGCCGGTCGTATTCTTTCAATTCCCCATCTGATGTTGTTTCTGATCTTCATTACCGTACTTACCGGCCTGCTCATGTCAAAGACCAAGTTCGGTACGTATGTCTACGCTGTCGGTTCCAATCAGCAGGCTGCACGCCTCAGCGGCATCAATGTGAATCGGGTTAAGACTCTCATTTTTACCTATGCAGGCATGCTCTATGGGTTGGCGGCTTTCCTGCTTGCCAGCCGCCTGACTTCAATTCAGGCCGCCAGTGCCGGGATGGGCTATGAGATGGATGCCATCGCAGCAGTTGCCATCGGAGGCACAAGCATGGATGGCGGGCGGGGCAAGATCATCGGCACCTTCCTCGGTGTCCTGATGCTCAGGATCATCAATACCGTCTTGATCATGGCAAACGTGCCTCCATTCCTCAACGGGTTGGTCACCGGCATCATCATCATTGTTGCAGTGCTTGCACAAAGCAACAAGAAGGGAAAATAG